In the Leptotrichia sp. oral taxon 212 genome, one interval contains:
- a CDS encoding contractile injection system protein, VgrG/Pvc8 family — translation MSNINENMYEGRNIHLILNNRKMENYLIREFELMEGINEHQKLKLRIEVENDKKNELEEIIGKEETEIRIEVSGEDTSIGEKEIFKGIINYFEMLEYGSEGYSVFIEAFSYSIIFDRKIEKKYRAFQDKNFTYANIIDEINKTYSNKDTQIKYFKEADVPIGKLIIQYNETDWEFLVRMASHLKTGLLVTEQGIITFGIIESGNVKSENKLYSDYSIVRDYKNLYYKVYSNKVVSLGDSVSINRNYIPDREDKNENDALTVLKTKIYLKNNLVKSEFLATDMKNYHILKKYNTEIKGCRIEAKVERVFSEDDVAKMEVLFYEGLNKIIEQKGEVEFSRAYSDYGIKRYPLSYQTFYSQTNTGFFCTPEVNDTVEVYFPNEDESLAKVSWAVNNKGNGRFSDYEKRNFHINGNDFNLTVNKNKMELNMENSYTRNSKTSSETAENFVNKGLKNMVVVSDDYVGIESIGEMAIYGDNINIVGKTKDIRIEASGDIRVKGKKIHNN, via the coding sequence ATGAGCAATATTAATGAAAATATGTATGAAGGAAGAAATATACATTTAATTCTGAATAACAGAAAAATGGAAAATTATCTTATAAGGGAGTTTGAACTGATGGAAGGCATAAATGAACATCAGAAACTGAAATTAAGGATAGAAGTGGAAAACGACAAAAAAAATGAACTTGAGGAAATAATCGGAAAAGAAGAAACGGAAATAAGGATAGAAGTTTCAGGAGAGGATACTTCTATTGGGGAAAAGGAAATTTTCAAGGGAATAATTAATTACTTTGAAATGCTTGAATATGGAAGTGAAGGCTATTCGGTTTTTATAGAGGCATTTTCATATAGTATTATTTTTGACAGAAAAATCGAAAAGAAATACAGGGCATTTCAGGATAAAAATTTTACCTATGCAAATATAATTGATGAAATAAACAAAACTTACAGTAATAAAGATACACAGATAAAATATTTTAAGGAGGCAGATGTCCCCATAGGAAAACTGATAATCCAGTATAATGAAACAGACTGGGAATTTCTTGTACGAATGGCTTCACATCTGAAGACAGGATTGCTTGTTACTGAACAGGGGATAATTACATTTGGAATAATAGAATCTGGAAATGTAAAAAGTGAGAATAAACTCTATTCTGATTATTCAATTGTCAGAGACTATAAAAATTTATATTATAAAGTTTATTCGAATAAGGTTGTGAGTCTTGGAGATTCAGTTTCAATTAACAGGAATTATATTCCTGACAGGGAAGATAAAAATGAAAATGATGCATTAACGGTTTTAAAAACAAAAATATATTTAAAAAATAATCTTGTAAAAAGTGAATTTCTGGCGACAGATATGAAAAATTATCACATATTAAAGAAATATAATACAGAAATAAAAGGATGCAGAATTGAGGCAAAGGTGGAAAGAGTGTTTTCAGAAGATGATGTTGCTAAAATGGAAGTACTATTTTATGAGGGTTTGAATAAAATAATAGAACAGAAGGGAGAAGTGGAGTTCAGCAGGGCCTATTCTGATTATGGGATAAAAAGGTATCCATTAAGTTATCAGACTTTCTATTCACAAACAAATACAGGATTTTTCTGCACTCCTGAAGTAAATGATACGGTGGAGGTTTATTTTCCAAATGAAGATGAAAGTCTTGCAAAAGTTTCCTGGGCAGTAAATAATAAAGGAAATGGAAGGTTCAGTGACTATGAAAAAAGGAATTTTCATATTAATGGAAATGATTTCAATCTTACAGTTAATAAAAATAAGATGGAGCTGAATATGGAAAATTCATACACAAGAAATTCCAAAACAAGCAGTGAAACAGCTGAGAATTTTGTAAACAAGGGATTAAAAAATATGGTGGTTGTGTCAGACGACTACGTTGGAATAGAGTCAATAGGCGAAATGGCAATTTATGGGGATAATATTAATATTGTTGGAAAGACAAAGGACATCAGGATAGAAGCTTCAGGGGATATAAGAGTGAAAGGAAAGAAGATACATAATAATTGA
- a CDS encoding alpha-amylase family glycosyl hydrolase, which translates to MNSLKLKLVILACAMMNTANSFTNTNNSKKSEKKSVEIEKTVSDKNESNDDKNGNKASKNVENEIEEKIEEESKSPTKYSQRDDSSIDIKALVHEETPDYRIVNGNNVRLILKTKNNDVYSAKIVYSGGEKMMRSIGNYGGNEIFAAEIPNTVREYYFKLVDGKVKYFYGKNTTTSESSVQKFQYKKSEKLTYIPEWARGSVGYQIYIDSFRNGNVDNDPIFNEFGTDDFAPPEGEIRSGTQKKDLVTAEWGTTPYSFSVNEWNGNYETKNEWEENALNDVQNYTRYYGGDLQGIKEKLDYLKELGVEYIIISSPFYSLSNHKYDTIYFNHVDPYFGYIEQTGTNKGLDIKGKVHNNNGDKELNLLIFNPGTKKNLLDENLTDTATWVWTDSDLEFASLMKEAHKKGLKVVLEVAPDTVSTKFFAGTNSEYKKWYKNGENTKLDLSSKAAKEYVENSLKKWVLGPDETFKENVYDDGIDGIRYVYYDSKNKQHLVEITENLKKFKKDLLIVGEFSRNFADDIDAGLYDSGTDYNIVNNMIKYTINSNSNYRIGSVEFATKMNEIYNKYSSERFNLTQIYIDSLDTDRIFSGIINPNRVFDRNNQSNQGYLNIRPDLYDGNAISKLKRIIAVQLTMPATPVIYYGDEKGMWGADSPRNRKPMLWDDYEPYEDETDDLSKYDINVLRNFPPEIIQINEVQKTVSYPVKGNAEIENFYRTLLKVRSENKELFKNGKFRVLEVYNDPKTKGRIDAEIQQYLNEEKRKAKTYQNKDINPQRPNTDFLSYEVSDGNKSMIVIINNSGDSYPVSLQVPKLFGFYENQLNKKEVYSISDKKISVILKPNEVKVLYSNDKSIFDSFKK; encoded by the coding sequence ATGAATTCGTTAAAATTAAAATTAGTAATATTAGCATGTGCAATGATGAATACCGCAAATTCCTTTACTAATACAAATAATAGTAAAAAAAGTGAAAAAAAATCAGTTGAGATTGAAAAGACAGTATCAGATAAAAATGAAAGCAATGATGATAAAAACGGAAATAAAGCAAGTAAAAATGTAGAAAATGAAATAGAAGAAAAAATAGAAGAAGAGTCAAAAAGCCCTACTAAATATAGTCAGAGGGATGATAGCAGCATTGATATAAAGGCATTGGTTCACGAAGAAACTCCGGATTACAGAATTGTTAACGGAAATAACGTAAGACTGATATTGAAAACTAAAAATAATGATGTTTATTCTGCGAAGATTGTATACAGTGGCGGAGAAAAAATGATGAGAAGTATTGGAAACTATGGTGGAAATGAAATATTTGCCGCTGAAATTCCCAATACTGTAAGAGAATATTATTTTAAACTGGTTGACGGTAAAGTAAAATATTTTTATGGAAAAAATACTACAACTTCAGAAAGTAGTGTACAGAAATTTCAATATAAAAAATCGGAAAAGTTGACCTATATTCCAGAATGGGCAAGAGGATCAGTAGGATATCAGATATATATAGATTCATTCAGAAATGGAAATGTGGATAATGATCCTATTTTTAACGAATTTGGAACTGACGATTTTGCTCCACCTGAAGGAGAAATACGTTCAGGTACTCAGAAAAAGGATCTTGTAACTGCTGAATGGGGAACAACACCGTATTCTTTTTCTGTAAATGAATGGAATGGAAATTATGAAACTAAAAATGAGTGGGAAGAAAATGCACTGAATGATGTTCAGAACTATACAAGATATTACGGAGGAGATCTTCAGGGGATAAAGGAAAAACTGGATTATCTGAAGGAACTTGGAGTGGAATATATTATAATTTCTTCACCATTTTATTCTCTTTCAAATCATAAATATGATACGATATATTTCAATCATGTAGACCCTTATTTCGGATATATAGAACAGACAGGTACAAATAAGGGACTGGATATAAAGGGGAAAGTACATAACAATAACGGGGATAAGGAACTGAATCTGCTTATTTTTAATCCTGGAACTAAGAAGAATCTTCTGGATGAAAATTTAACTGACACAGCTACATGGGTCTGGACAGATTCTGATCTTGAATTTGCCAGCCTTATGAAAGAAGCACATAAAAAAGGTCTGAAGGTTGTTCTGGAAGTAGCTCCGGACACAGTTTCAACGAAATTTTTTGCAGGAACAAATTCAGAGTATAAAAAATGGTATAAGAATGGAGAAAATACAAAACTTGATCTGTCTTCAAAAGCGGCGAAGGAATATGTTGAAAATTCATTGAAAAAATGGGTTTTAGGACCTGATGAAACATTCAAGGAAAATGTTTATGATGATGGAATTGACGGAATAAGATATGTTTATTACGACAGTAAGAACAAACAGCATCTTGTTGAAATAACAGAAAATTTGAAAAAATTTAAAAAAGATCTTTTAATAGTAGGAGAATTTTCCAGAAATTTTGCTGATGATATAGATGCAGGGCTGTATGACAGTGGAACAGACTATAATATTGTAAATAATATGATAAAATATACGATAAACAGTAACTCGAATTATAGAATCGGAAGCGTGGAATTTGCTACTAAAATGAATGAAATTTACAATAAATATTCAAGCGAAAGATTTAATCTGACACAGATTTATATTGATTCGCTTGACACAGATAGAATTTTCAGTGGAATTATAAATCCAAACAGGGTTTTTGACAGAAATAACCAGTCAAATCAGGGATATCTGAATATACGACCGGATTTATACGATGGAAATGCGATAAGTAAACTTAAGAGAATAATAGCTGTTCAGCTGACAATGCCTGCCACTCCTGTAATATATTACGGAGATGAAAAAGGAATGTGGGGAGCAGATTCTCCAAGAAATAGGAAACCGATGTTATGGGATGATTATGAACCTTATGAAGATGAAACTGATGATTTAAGTAAATATGATATTAATGTGCTGAGAAACTTTCCGCCTGAAATCATCCAGATAAATGAAGTTCAAAAAACGGTTTCTTATCCTGTTAAGGGAAATGCTGAAATTGAGAATTTTTATAGGACATTATTAAAGGTGAGAAGTGAAAATAAGGAACTGTTTAAAAATGGGAAATTTAGAGTTCTTGAAGTATACAATGATCCTAAGACTAAAGGAAGAATTGATGCTGAAATACAGCAATATCTAAATGAGGAAAAAAGAAAAGCAAAGACATACCAGAACAAGGATATAAATCCGCAACGGCCTAATACTGATTTTCTTTCATATGAAGTGTCTGACGGTAATAAATCGATGATTGTCATAATAAATAATTCGGGAGACTCGTATCCTGTAAGTTTGCAGGTTCCAAAACTTTTTGGATTTTACGAAAATCAGCTGAATAAAAAGGAAGTTTATTCAATTTCTGACAAGAAAATAAGCGTTATATTAAAACCGAATGAAGTAAAAGTTTTGTACAGTAATGATAAAAGTATTTTTGATTCATTTAAAAAGTAG
- a CDS encoding cob(I)yrinic acid a,c-diamide adenosyltransferase translates to MKIYTKYGDKGHTRLYGGERVSKTHIRVETYGTADELCSLLGSVVAKMENYPELSDIRKECVIIQHHLFDCGSDLATPGGLRPYKQTEKDVEWLESRIDEYLPKLPELKHFIIPGGSKIAAEFHILRTFTRKLERRIVALIETEEHVNEAGLRYINRLSDYFFTVACLINVRMGVTETDYLRSDVIFK, encoded by the coding sequence ATGAAAATATACACGAAATATGGAGATAAGGGACATACAAGACTGTACGGCGGTGAACGCGTAAGTAAAACACATATAAGAGTTGAAACATACGGAACAGCAGATGAATTATGTTCATTGCTTGGATCAGTTGTAGCAAAAATGGAAAATTATCCGGAATTGTCTGATATTAGGAAAGAATGTGTTATTATACAGCATCATCTGTTTGATTGTGGAAGCGATTTGGCAACTCCTGGAGGGCTACGTCCATACAAACAGACAGAAAAAGATGTAGAATGGCTTGAAAGCAGAATAGATGAATATCTTCCGAAGCTACCTGAACTCAAGCATTTCATTATTCCCGGGGGAAGCAAGATTGCTGCTGAATTTCACATATTAAGAACTTTTACAAGAAAACTGGAAAGAAGAATAGTTGCCCTCATTGAAACAGAAGAACATGTTAATGAAGCAGGATTAAGATATATTAATAGACTTTCAGATTATTTTTTTACTGTTGCCTGCCTGATAAATGTCAGAATGGGAGTAACTGAAACTGATTATTTACGTAGCGATGTGATTTTTAAATAA
- a CDS encoding tetratricopeptide repeat protein produces the protein MMRRNLFILIIFVMLFINCNKGNSMGITEKNVTQINNDAYELYKKGNLSESKKILEEILNKFPKRIVANLNYADVLWKLGEKTKAEKFYIEYIKLLIKSGKLEKNLINEKSIKFANGITLKTTKSGYINRDNKKDYILEYSNIESVKSKDREPNELYEMYKIGRNLSCLKFFISEGEDYKIFDSCKLIIPIGIEGVGGSYGEESSYEIKNNTVIIKDVSMVKLSAFKKYFIELSYKNNNMIIDNVYVEGYSKTTTKEGDDFKVSKFPKKYINKPIERFDVDTEISKLFEKY, from the coding sequence ATGATGAGAAGGAATTTATTTATTTTAATAATTTTTGTCATGTTATTTATAAATTGTAATAAAGGTAACAGTATGGGGATAACTGAGAAAAATGTAACTCAGATAAATAATGATGCTTATGAGTTGTATAAAAAAGGAAATTTATCAGAATCAAAGAAAATATTAGAGGAAATATTAAATAAGTTTCCAAAAAGAATTGTAGCTAATTTAAATTATGCAGATGTATTATGGAAATTAGGTGAAAAAACTAAAGCGGAAAAATTTTATATAGAGTACATAAAATTATTAATAAAATCAGGTAAACTTGAGAAAAATCTGATAAATGAAAAAAGTATAAAGTTTGCAAATGGTATAACTTTAAAAACAACAAAGTCAGGGTATATAAACAGAGATAATAAGAAAGATTATATTTTGGAATATTCTAATATTGAATCTGTAAAATCAAAAGATAGGGAGCCTAATGAATTATATGAAATGTATAAAATTGGAAGAAATTTAAGCTGTTTAAAATTTTTTATAAGTGAAGGAGAGGATTATAAAATTTTTGATAGTTGTAAATTAATTATTCCAATTGGAATAGAAGGCGTAGGAGGTTCCTATGGAGAAGAAAGTTCATATGAAATAAAAAATAATACAGTAATTATAAAAGATGTGTCAATGGTAAAATTATCAGCATTTAAGAAATATTTTATTGAACTTAGCTATAAAAATAATAATATGATAATTGACAATGTTTATGTAGAAGGATATTCCAAAACAACGACAAAAGAAGGAGATGACTTTAAAGTATCAAAATTTCCTAAAAAATATATAAACAAACCAATAGAAAGGTTTGATGTAGATACAGAAATATCAAAATTATTTGAAAAATATTAA